The following coding sequences are from one Eucalyptus grandis isolate ANBG69807.140 chromosome 11, ASM1654582v1, whole genome shotgun sequence window:
- the LOC104425018 gene encoding peroxisomal membrane protein 2: MGALSGGCGGQGGLWGWNGPWRDEGSSRPRRRSSKPSDSVESTAGGPARRFPLKQAATAGSLALAGDTIAQVSARLRRKREGSARPSPSGPDVDGAREDVIGILFSDHDWFRALRMTSYGFLFYGPGSFVWYQYLDKTLPKPTVKNLMLKVLLNQIVLGPTVIAIVFAWNNLWQGKLSELPIKYQKDALPTLLYGFRFWIPVSALNFWVVPLQARVAFMSMGSIFWNFCLSSTMSK, from the exons ATGGGTGCTCTgagcggcggctgcggcggccaGGGCGGGCTCTGGGGGTGGAACGGTCCCTGGAGGGACGAGGGATCCTCGCGCCCTCGCCGGAGGAGCTCGAAGCCCTCGGATTCCGTGGAGTCGACCGCCGGGGGACCCGCCCGCCGGTTCCCCCTCAAGcaagcggcgacggcggggtcCCTCGCTCTCGCCGGCGACACGATTGCTCAGGTCAGCGCGCGCCtgagaaggaagagggagggcTCGGCTAGGCCTTCCCCGTCCGGACCGGACGTCGATGGTGCTCGCGAG GATGTCATTGGCATTCTTTTTTCAGATCATGACTGGTTTAGGGCCCTTCGCATGACTTCTTATGGATTCCTTTTCTATGGCCCCGGTTCTTTTGTCTGGTATCAGTATCTTGATAAAACTTTGCCTAAGCCAACAGTTAAGAACTTGATGCTGAAG GTATTGTTAAACCAAATCGTGCTTGGCCCTACGGTTATTGCAATTGTTTTTGCTTGGAACAATCTATGGCAAGGGAAGTTATCTGAGCTTCCTATAAAGTATCAAAAGGATGCTCTTCCCACACTACTCTATG GATTTAGGTTCTGGATCCCTGTCAGTGCATTGAATTTCTG GGTGGTTCCCCTTCAAGCCCGGGTAGCTTTCATGTCCATGGGCTCCATCTTCTGGAACTTCTGCTTGTCTTCCACCATGAGCAAATAG